One genomic region from Bufo bufo chromosome 3, aBufBuf1.1, whole genome shotgun sequence encodes:
- the LIMA1 gene encoding LIM domain and actin-binding protein 1 isoform X1: MNTSGFKRGQWASQSLRVTARELSLVKPKNAAIMERFSKYQKAAEEASQDKKKTNTETLPSSFNRGSLSVLRKKWEIPGPVARTEIKHSSSFVIRHRVSSPKTETAPANHSEVESPKIRAQVQEQSRFRYPSASELRSSSTEVESMEQDLETSKLDNPEPSPKIEKFNVPLNSLKMMFEKGEAAVHKHPQREPGKINIGRLNAENHITNEDSDAFLEKSTSISSPDSSPSKLTSQKSFEISHVLETSSLKDRMAKYQAALSKQTKPASPTNDMKAIWNDMKSEQKENVPPSPARSSSSIEGEKRSLGENSPSTPRSLADSNGKSEDEVQRPSSSPGYNPQARALNQLETTPPKITKKFQPPPREICFGCQKTVYPMERLFANEQVYHNSCFRCHHCSTKLSLGNYASLHGNAYCKPHFNQLFKSKGNYDEGFGHKPHKELWESKKDANENNEQQSNTTEDPGSPVVEEAPIAKVGVLAASMEAKSASNAHEREKQVETKKLKIAWPPPMESSGSGGTLEENIKVFKPKWPPSDEIIKTGNPEDTDLKKLRRSSSLKERSRPFMLSIAKPTVTKNRKESESSSELSPVLRKPESLQLGDDLEREYGNKPEDDGAKADLDEDEPFHITTKAKDETPSNPEDESFLENGDHSELDVSNQQLSPEESTHSKNSSTEDLVVSKELSPTLNRKSQDNCYFEDDVEELSVEERIKRNRYYDDDDEDDY; encoded by the exons AACACAGAAACTCTTCCGTCCTCTTTTAATCGAGGGTCCCTGAGCGTGTTAAGGAAGAAGTGGGAGATCCCTGGTCCGGTCGCTCGGACAGAAATTAAGCACAGTAGCAGCTTTGTTATACGGCATAGAGTCAGCAGCCCCAAGACTGAAACGGCCCCTGCTAACCATTCGGAGGTCGAAAGCCCCAAGATCCGCGCTCAAGTGCAGGAACAAAGCCGCTTCCGCTATCCCAGTGCCTCAGAACTTCGTTCTTCCTCCACTGAGGTTGAGAGCATGGAACAAGATTTGGAGACTTCAAAGTTGGACAACCCTGAACCATCTCCTAAGATAGAGAAGTTCAATGTCCCTTTAAACAGCCTGAAGATGATGTTTGAGAAAGGTGAAGCTGCCGTCCATAAG CATCCTCAGCGTGAACCAGGGAAAATAAATATTGGGAGGTTGAATGCAGAAAACCACATAACAAATGAAGACTCGGATGCCTTCTTGGAGAAAA GTACTTCCATCAGTTCTCCTGATAGCAGTCCCAGTAAGCTCACCTCTCAGAAAAGTTTCGAAATATCTCATGTCCTGGAAACCTCCTCTCTTAAGGATAGAATGGCTAAATACCAAGCGGCTCTGAGCAAACAGACCAAGCCGGCCTCTCCTACG AATGACATGAAAGCCATTTGGAACGACATGAAGTCTGAGCAAAAAGAAAACGTTCCTCCCAGTCCAGCACGCTCCAGCTCCTCCATTGAGGGTGAAAAG AGATCACTCGGTGAAAACAGTCCTTCTACACCCCGGAGCCTGGCAGATAGTAATG GAAAGTCTGAGGATGAAGTTCAGAGACCCAGCAGTTCTCCTGGTTATAACCCACAAGCAAGAGCCCTAAACCAGCTGGAAACAACTCCTCCCAAAATTACTAAG AAGTTTCAGCCACCGCCAAGAGAGATCTGCTTTGGGTGTCAGAAGACTGTTTACCCGATGGAACGTCTCTTTGCCAACGAGCAAGTGTATCACAACAGCTGCTTCCGCTGTCATCACTGCTCCACAAAGCTCAG tcTGGGGAACTATGCCTCACTGCATGGGAATGCATATTGCAAGCCTCACTTCAACCAGCTCTTTAAGTCCAAAGGGAACTATGATGAGGGTTTTGGACATAAACCACACAAAGAACTGTGGGAGAGCAAGAAAGATGCCAATGAGAATAATGAGCAACAAAGTAATACCACTGAAGACCCTGGCAGTCCTGTTGTAGAAGAGGCACCAATTGCTAAAGTTGGTGTCCTGGCTGCATCCATGGAAGCCAAGTCTGCGAGTAATGCACATGAACGAGAAAAACAAGTTGAAACCAAAAAGCTGAAAATTGCTTGGCCACCTCCAATGGAATCATCAGGCTCAGGTGGTACTTTGGAGGAGAACATTAAAGTGTTCAAACCAAAATGGCCACCAAGCGACGAGATTATAAAAACAGGAAATCCGGAAGATACTGACCTTAAGAAGCTTAGGAGAAGTTCCTCTCTCAAAGAGCGCAGCCGTCCATTCATGCTAAGTATAGCAAAACCAACTGTCACCAAAAACCGGAAAGAATCAGAAAGTTCATCTGAGTTGTCACCAGTATTACGAAAGCCTGAATCCCTACAACTTGGGGATGATTTGGAAAGAGAATATGGCAATAAACCAGAAGATGATGGGGCCAAAGCTGACCTAGATGAGGATGAACCTTTTCACATAACCACTAAAGCCAAGGATGAAACTCCTTCAAACCCTGAAGATGAGAGCTTCTTAGAAAATGGGGACCATTCTGAATTGGATGTTTCCAACCAGCAACTCTCCCCTGAGGAATCTACCCATTCGAAAAACTCAAGCACAGAAGATCTAGTAGTGTCCAAGGAGCTTTCTCCAACTTTGAATCGAAAATCTCAAGACAACTGTTACTTTGAAGATGATGTAGAAGAACTGAGTGTAGAAGAACGGATCAAAAGAAATCGTTACTATGACGACGATGACGAAGATGATTATTAG
- the LIMA1 gene encoding LIM domain and actin-binding protein 1 isoform X2, translating to MNTSGFKRGQWASQSLRVTARELSLVKPKNAAIMERFSKYQKAAEEASQDKKKTHPQREPGKINIGRLNAENHITNEDSDAFLEKSTSISSPDSSPSKLTSQKSFEISHVLETSSLKDRMAKYQAALSKQTKPASPTNDMKAIWNDMKSEQKENVPPSPARSSSSIEGEKRSLGENSPSTPRSLADSNGKSEDEVQRPSSSPGYNPQARALNQLETTPPKITKKFQPPPREICFGCQKTVYPMERLFANEQVYHNSCFRCHHCSTKLSLGNYASLHGNAYCKPHFNQLFKSKGNYDEGFGHKPHKELWESKKDANENNEQQSNTTEDPGSPVVEEAPIAKVGVLAASMEAKSASNAHEREKQVETKKLKIAWPPPMESSGSGGTLEENIKVFKPKWPPSDEIIKTGNPEDTDLKKLRRSSSLKERSRPFMLSIAKPTVTKNRKESESSSELSPVLRKPESLQLGDDLEREYGNKPEDDGAKADLDEDEPFHITTKAKDETPSNPEDESFLENGDHSELDVSNQQLSPEESTHSKNSSTEDLVVSKELSPTLNRKSQDNCYFEDDVEELSVEERIKRNRYYDDDDEDDY from the exons CATCCTCAGCGTGAACCAGGGAAAATAAATATTGGGAGGTTGAATGCAGAAAACCACATAACAAATGAAGACTCGGATGCCTTCTTGGAGAAAA GTACTTCCATCAGTTCTCCTGATAGCAGTCCCAGTAAGCTCACCTCTCAGAAAAGTTTCGAAATATCTCATGTCCTGGAAACCTCCTCTCTTAAGGATAGAATGGCTAAATACCAAGCGGCTCTGAGCAAACAGACCAAGCCGGCCTCTCCTACG AATGACATGAAAGCCATTTGGAACGACATGAAGTCTGAGCAAAAAGAAAACGTTCCTCCCAGTCCAGCACGCTCCAGCTCCTCCATTGAGGGTGAAAAG AGATCACTCGGTGAAAACAGTCCTTCTACACCCCGGAGCCTGGCAGATAGTAATG GAAAGTCTGAGGATGAAGTTCAGAGACCCAGCAGTTCTCCTGGTTATAACCCACAAGCAAGAGCCCTAAACCAGCTGGAAACAACTCCTCCCAAAATTACTAAG AAGTTTCAGCCACCGCCAAGAGAGATCTGCTTTGGGTGTCAGAAGACTGTTTACCCGATGGAACGTCTCTTTGCCAACGAGCAAGTGTATCACAACAGCTGCTTCCGCTGTCATCACTGCTCCACAAAGCTCAG tcTGGGGAACTATGCCTCACTGCATGGGAATGCATATTGCAAGCCTCACTTCAACCAGCTCTTTAAGTCCAAAGGGAACTATGATGAGGGTTTTGGACATAAACCACACAAAGAACTGTGGGAGAGCAAGAAAGATGCCAATGAGAATAATGAGCAACAAAGTAATACCACTGAAGACCCTGGCAGTCCTGTTGTAGAAGAGGCACCAATTGCTAAAGTTGGTGTCCTGGCTGCATCCATGGAAGCCAAGTCTGCGAGTAATGCACATGAACGAGAAAAACAAGTTGAAACCAAAAAGCTGAAAATTGCTTGGCCACCTCCAATGGAATCATCAGGCTCAGGTGGTACTTTGGAGGAGAACATTAAAGTGTTCAAACCAAAATGGCCACCAAGCGACGAGATTATAAAAACAGGAAATCCGGAAGATACTGACCTTAAGAAGCTTAGGAGAAGTTCCTCTCTCAAAGAGCGCAGCCGTCCATTCATGCTAAGTATAGCAAAACCAACTGTCACCAAAAACCGGAAAGAATCAGAAAGTTCATCTGAGTTGTCACCAGTATTACGAAAGCCTGAATCCCTACAACTTGGGGATGATTTGGAAAGAGAATATGGCAATAAACCAGAAGATGATGGGGCCAAAGCTGACCTAGATGAGGATGAACCTTTTCACATAACCACTAAAGCCAAGGATGAAACTCCTTCAAACCCTGAAGATGAGAGCTTCTTAGAAAATGGGGACCATTCTGAATTGGATGTTTCCAACCAGCAACTCTCCCCTGAGGAATCTACCCATTCGAAAAACTCAAGCACAGAAGATCTAGTAGTGTCCAAGGAGCTTTCTCCAACTTTGAATCGAAAATCTCAAGACAACTGTTACTTTGAAGATGATGTAGAAGAACTGAGTGTAGAAGAACGGATCAAAAGAAATCGTTACTATGACGACGATGACGAAGATGATTATTAG